Proteins co-encoded in one Pan paniscus chromosome 23, NHGRI_mPanPan1-v2.0_pri, whole genome shotgun sequence genomic window:
- the LOC129395007 gene encoding collagen alpha-1(IX) chain-like, translating into MPTPVTGGRGPGLAQGSPVPASVWASGLCTTVLPGAGEPQPEKAEPGPSGAAGGPPGAGAAVPAPVSRTLKLHCSSLGKYRAQGPHAANAPLAHSLGADLGALPQPPDPAGTQPLGNRAPLQLLWQQLSQGQKAFVQQSQVGLGEGLWGKEASYSTPGGPEGFIREGGLRAVGQWARRGGTGHPADAAQAHPGPHPQNELQQIRLCFEKKMVITEVPAWLRGRGAGGPPSGSCSSGVTPPSPRRGTTWLRCTWP; encoded by the exons ATGCCCACCCCTGTCACGGGAGGGAGGGGCCCTGGCCTTGCCCAAGGCAGCCCTGTCCCAGCTTCAGTGTGGGCCTCTGGGCTCTGCACAACAGTCCTTCCTGGAGCAGGAGAACCACAGCCTG aaaAGGCAGAACCAGGACCTTCGGGAGCAGCTGGGGGCCCTCCTGGGGCCGGGGCAGCAGTTCCTGCCCCTGTGTCCCGAACACTCAAGCTGCACTGCTCTAGCCTGGGTAAGTACAGGGCCCAGGGACCCCACGCAGCCAACGCCCCACTAGCCCACAGCCTTGGGGCTGATCTGGGGGCTCTCCCACAGCCCCCCGACCCGGCTGGCACGCAGCCCTTGGGGAACAGGGCacctctgcagctgctgtggcAGCAGCTGTCCCAGGGGCAAAAGGCTTTCGTGCAGCAGTCCCAggtgggcctgggggaggggctgTGGGGGAAGGAAGCTTCGTACAGCACTCCAGGTGGCCCTGAGGGGTTCATTAGGGAGGGAGGTCTTCGTGCAGTAGGCCAGTGGGCCCGGCGGGGAGGTACCGGCCACCCTGCTGATGCTGCCCAAGCCCACCCTGGGCCCCACCCTCAGAACGAGCTGCAGCAGATCCGCCTGTGCTTTGAGAAGAAGATGGTCATCACAGAGGTGCCCGCCTGGCTGAGGGGGAGGGGTGCTGGGGGCCCACCCAGTGGGTCCTGCTCCTCAGGCGTGACCCCACCTTCTCCCAGGCGTGGGACAACGTGGCTGAGATGCACATGGCCCTGA